One genomic region from Pyxicephalus adspersus chromosome 1, UCB_Pads_2.0, whole genome shotgun sequence encodes:
- the SHISA4 gene encoding protein shisa-4: MAPQLVGAAWLLLLVMSPLVCYSPKTIAGIGFAVLLFFVVIVTLICCFMCSCCYLYQRRHQRSTPYRAQEIQMSGVSQQPPYPTQPAYPTQTPYPAQPPYPTQPPYAMQPYPMDPKYAPPQPGYEPVPLYPLSGPTSQYPVYPPAPPMYNPNIGASNSNTMYPGM; the protein is encoded by the exons ATGGCACCGCAACTTGTGGGAGCCGCCTGGCTCTTACTTCTCGTCATGTCACCTCTGG tctgttacaGCCCAAAGACCATTGCAGGAATTGGATTTGCTGTGCTACTCTTTTTTGTGGTGATTGTTACATTGATTTGCTGCTTTATGTGCTCTTGCTGCTATTTGTATCAGCGGCGGCACCAGCGTTCAACCCCATACAGAG CTCAAGAAATACAGATGTCGGGTGTTTCACAGCAACCCCCATACCCAACCCAGCCAGCTTACCCAACCCAAACTCCTTACCCAGCCCAGCCTCCATACCCAACCCAGCCTCCATATGCCATGCAACCTTATCCAATGGATCCCAAGTATGCACCACCTCAGCCTGGATATGAACCTGTTCCTCTATACCCACTAAGTGGACCAACCTCCCAGTATCCTGTATACCCTCCAGCACCTCCAATGTACAATCCAAACA tTGGAGCTTCAAATTCAAACACAATGTATCCCGGTATGTGA